The following coding sequences lie in one Leptospira inadai serovar Lyme str. 10 genomic window:
- a CDS encoding ATP-binding protein: MQLKELLPLLENAFFPAQEGILILEPKTYSILSANPKAQAILGYSRQELGKLSLSKLLSRPERIGEHVVGAEELGISLLWNLKRKDGKLILAEFTINTLLPDPESPLIFHIYQRSEVRETELRLYYLQSILRSLRLLKLNLRSLRLSSETTLFQKVCDTLKENPHYSLVWGFYRKEDGTDQILVQSDLEDDWQETFETAWLKKRYPSPLLSLVEGKEPFIIHEFGGSAYREWEIALGTSEFRRSLSLIIRDDGKIVGGIEILSKENMAFDSGENYLYFEIIEDLLSSLQYLRIERQRRDTAKLLQFQGALLNSLEVPLLSTDEEGFITYANTNISNLLSLPKEELLGLQVRDLLRLDAESTDRVLLGSKAEIQVGTPLGNEVPFLLASSSLKDDYGNRIGTILLLLDITEQKKNEELIRASELKLRNLFASMNNGIVILNPKGIVMEVAPILKFFLFQFLNVAPGDKFPELFAEEIKTEIYEKLEECVRIQRPVYFDFSMALLGEDENFFSIKFIPLKKYQELPIAAMLIFSDVTQTKLLDRQLYETAKFASIGEIAAGIAHEVNNPLQSSLLYLEDLLEHEDPDPNERKKVYKRIEGAALRIRDLIKGLLDLGRRSPRKKELVSPYFILLRACELIEVSCKKGGIELKRVTSPELPQIYVAWQEIEQVLINCLVNAVNAISEMEHKPEFPSIQVSVRKELYLNGETVSFTIQDNGPGMNPEVAEKAFLPLYTTRRTKQGTGLGLTISQRIVADHGGSIQLESNPGQGTKVTIRIPVGKV, encoded by the coding sequence ATGCAATTAAAGGAACTTCTTCCCCTTCTGGAAAACGCATTCTTTCCCGCGCAAGAAGGTATCCTGATCCTGGAACCGAAGACCTACAGTATACTTAGCGCGAATCCGAAGGCCCAGGCCATTCTCGGCTATTCCCGCCAGGAGCTTGGAAAACTCTCTTTGAGCAAACTACTGTCTCGTCCGGAAAGAATCGGCGAACATGTGGTCGGAGCCGAGGAGTTAGGGATCTCCTTACTTTGGAACCTGAAACGAAAAGACGGTAAATTGATTTTAGCCGAGTTTACGATCAACACTCTGCTTCCCGATCCCGAGTCTCCGTTGATCTTTCATATCTACCAAAGATCCGAGGTACGCGAGACGGAGTTAAGGCTCTATTACTTGCAAAGCATTCTTAGAAGTCTTCGTTTATTAAAACTCAATCTTCGTTCCTTACGATTAAGCTCGGAAACGACCCTTTTTCAAAAAGTTTGCGATACTTTAAAGGAAAACCCGCATTATAGTTTAGTCTGGGGATTTTATCGCAAGGAAGACGGCACGGATCAGATTTTAGTGCAATCGGATCTGGAAGACGATTGGCAGGAAACTTTCGAAACCGCCTGGCTGAAAAAAAGATACCCTTCCCCTTTACTAAGTTTAGTGGAAGGAAAGGAGCCGTTTATCATTCATGAATTCGGAGGCTCCGCATATCGCGAATGGGAAATCGCATTGGGGACTTCCGAATTCAGGAGGTCCTTGAGCTTAATTATTCGGGACGACGGAAAAATCGTCGGAGGTATAGAAATCTTATCGAAGGAAAATATGGCCTTCGATTCGGGAGAGAACTATCTCTACTTCGAAATCATAGAAGATTTATTATCCTCCCTTCAATATCTACGAATAGAGCGCCAAAGACGGGATACCGCTAAGCTACTCCAATTTCAAGGCGCACTTTTAAACTCGCTGGAGGTCCCGCTTTTATCCACCGATGAGGAAGGATTCATAACTTATGCCAATACGAACATTTCGAACTTATTAAGTCTGCCTAAGGAGGAGCTCCTAGGTTTGCAGGTTCGGGACCTGTTGCGGTTAGATGCCGAATCGACCGACAGAGTGCTTTTAGGATCCAAAGCGGAAATTCAGGTAGGAACTCCTCTCGGAAACGAAGTCCCGTTTTTGCTGGCATCCTCCTCTCTCAAGGACGATTACGGAAATCGGATCGGGACTATTTTACTTTTACTTGATATTACCGAACAAAAAAAGAACGAAGAGTTGATTCGGGCCTCCGAATTGAAATTGAGGAACCTTTTCGCCTCGATGAACAACGGGATCGTAATATTAAACCCGAAGGGAATCGTGATGGAAGTGGCCCCTATCCTCAAATTCTTTCTCTTTCAATTTCTCAACGTCGCTCCGGGCGACAAATTCCCGGAACTTTTCGCGGAAGAGATAAAAACCGAGATATACGAAAAATTAGAAGAGTGCGTAAGAATCCAAAGGCCGGTGTACTTCGATTTTTCGATGGCCTTATTGGGGGAGGATGAAAATTTCTTTTCGATAAAGTTCATTCCGTTAAAGAAATACCAAGAGCTTCCCATCGCGGCAATGCTGATATTTTCGGATGTGACTCAAACCAAACTTCTCGATCGCCAGCTTTACGAAACGGCGAAGTTCGCATCAATCGGAGAAATCGCTGCCGGAATCGCTCACGAAGTGAATAATCCTCTTCAGTCTAGCCTTCTATACTTAGAGGATCTGTTGGAGCACGAGGATCCGGATCCGAACGAACGGAAAAAGGTGTATAAAAGAATCGAAGGAGCAGCACTTCGCATAAGGGATCTGATTAAGGGACTACTTGACTTAGGAAGAAGGTCTCCCCGAAAGAAAGAATTGGTTTCTCCTTATTTCATTCTACTTAGAGCCTGCGAATTGATCGAGGTAAGTTGTAAAAAAGGCGGAATCGAACTAAAGCGAGTGACGAGTCCCGAACTTCCTCAAATATACGTCGCGTGGCAGGAAATCGAACAAGTCCTTATTAACTGCCTAGTGAATGCAGTTAACGCAATCTCCGAGATGGAACATAAGCCGGAGTTCCCCAGCATACAAGTTTCCGTACGGAAAGAATTGTATTTGAACGGTGAAACGGTCAGTTTTACCATTCAAGATAACGGCCCGGGTATGAATCCCGAGGTCGCTGAAAAAGCCTTTCTCCCCTTGTACACTACGCGCAGAACCAAGCAAGGAACAGGATTAGGACTTACGATTTCGCAGAGAATCGTGGCCGATCATGGAGGTTCCATTCAATTGGAATCGAACCCGGGTCAAGGTACGAAGGTTACGATTAGGATTCCGGTAGGAAAGGTATGA
- a CDS encoding hybrid sensor histidine kinase/response regulator codes for MAENYPNVLVIDDESEIRTALERVISREGYNVFIAEDFESAMKIVRDKPVDIVISDILMGGKDGIEVAKEIKKYNSNIPVILITGNPQLHTAEEALRNRAFDYISKPVSRQQLLIVLGNARREKEEKDKKSRRILKTVREKTQLAQQYKDLNYRNSLILETTGDCVITLDESLIIRAVNEAALNHFQYKENELIGSNVSLLIAEKNRKSYLDRVEKLTNRKSDHKIARLHNAELVNRKGEPRTFDISVCRYVMNSKTYYTGIARDVTQKIVISEKLIDAERRAFLTTIAASIGHEINNALTAVQGFIEVARLPDSDEALKDKAIQVTWNQITKLKNLTFNLLQLGKPGEVGKDKEVLDLNEVVESVIEVFKKASRLKNCEIVFEKAKENVQVLSNSDQLSLLVSNIILNSADATANKGKIQIAVYERNRHPVIKIRDDGVGMSNEVLKKIFQPYFTTKKTGQGTGLGMFVAKEIADLFGIRIEIDSEPDKGTEFRLVFPDKLSN; via the coding sequence ATGGCCGAAAATTACCCGAATGTTCTCGTAATCGACGATGAATCAGAAATACGAACTGCTTTAGAGCGGGTAATTTCAAGGGAAGGTTATAACGTTTTTATTGCGGAAGATTTTGAATCCGCGATGAAGATCGTTCGAGATAAGCCGGTCGATATCGTGATTTCCGACATACTGATGGGCGGAAAAGACGGAATCGAAGTCGCAAAGGAAATCAAAAAATACAATTCGAATATCCCCGTGATTTTGATAACCGGGAATCCGCAACTGCATACCGCGGAAGAAGCGTTGCGCAATCGAGCCTTTGATTATATTTCTAAACCGGTAAGTCGACAGCAACTTCTAATCGTTCTCGGAAACGCACGACGAGAAAAAGAGGAAAAAGACAAAAAATCCAGAAGAATACTAAAAACGGTTCGAGAGAAAACCCAACTCGCACAACAATACAAAGATTTAAATTATCGTAATAGTCTTATATTAGAAACGACCGGAGATTGCGTAATAACTTTGGACGAATCGCTTATAATTCGAGCGGTAAACGAGGCGGCTCTTAACCATTTTCAATATAAGGAAAACGAACTCATCGGCTCGAATGTTAGTCTTTTAATCGCGGAAAAAAATCGGAAATCCTATCTGGACCGCGTCGAAAAATTAACGAATCGAAAATCGGATCATAAAATCGCAAGATTGCATAACGCCGAGCTGGTGAATCGGAAGGGAGAACCTAGAACCTTCGATATATCGGTTTGTCGATACGTAATGAACAGTAAAACCTACTATACCGGAATTGCCAGGGACGTGACGCAAAAGATCGTCATTTCGGAGAAATTGATCGATGCGGAACGACGGGCTTTTTTAACTACGATTGCGGCTAGCATAGGACATGAAATCAATAATGCGTTAACGGCGGTTCAAGGCTTTATCGAAGTAGCCAGATTACCCGATTCCGACGAGGCCCTGAAAGATAAAGCCATTCAAGTGACTTGGAATCAAATTACTAAACTAAAGAATTTGACCTTTAATCTGTTACAGCTCGGAAAACCTGGAGAAGTCGGAAAAGATAAAGAGGTTTTGGATTTAAACGAAGTGGTGGAATCGGTCATCGAAGTTTTTAAAAAAGCTTCACGATTAAAAAACTGCGAAATAGTATTCGAAAAAGCCAAAGAGAATGTCCAGGTTCTTTCCAATTCCGATCAGCTAAGCCTACTAGTCTCGAATATCATACTGAATTCGGCGGATGCGACCGCCAACAAGGGAAAAATCCAAATCGCCGTTTACGAAAGAAATCGACACCCGGTCATTAAAATACGAGACGACGGCGTAGGCATGAGCAACGAAGTATTAAAAAAGATATTTCAACCCTATTTCACGACGAAAAAAACGGGCCAGGGTACGGGATTAGGAATGTTCGTCGCGAAAGAAATTGCCGACTTGTTCGGAATTAGAATCGAAATCGACTCGGAACCGGATAAAGGGACCGAATTCCGCTTGGTCTTTCCGGATAAACTGTCGAACTAG
- a CDS encoding aminoglycoside phosphotransferase family protein yields MSQSIGEAELRFLAKDGKFPNKVESLTPEASNRRYYRIFYPDETLVLCKDTQFQHDFIDVGNFLRSHGFRVPEVYKTDIIHHLTLLSDEGDRDLSFIKDDGEYRDYLVKSIELLVKLQKLETEAPVSGREFDYEKLNYENRFTFSAFGRFSKLFGIESELRPEVNIFIEEASSFLSDYKLKVFCHRDFHARNLMLNSEKQITMIDFQDARMGTPFYDLSSLLYDAYRPIPFAMRQGLFLLFLKLSETDYPKPKECFYLQSLQRSYKALGSYFMLVADKGQDKYRESIIACLDNLLEIVQVGLFPDQLFVFFHFLRKELLSNHSFMEKIDR; encoded by the coding sequence ATGAGTCAATCAATTGGAGAAGCCGAACTCCGATTCCTTGCCAAAGACGGCAAATTTCCGAATAAGGTCGAATCTTTAACCCCGGAGGCCTCGAACCGCAGATACTATAGAATCTTCTATCCGGACGAGACTTTAGTCCTTTGCAAGGACACGCAATTCCAACATGATTTTATCGACGTCGGAAATTTTCTTCGCTCCCATGGATTCCGCGTACCGGAAGTATACAAGACCGACATAATTCATCATTTAACTTTGCTTTCCGACGAAGGCGACAGGGATTTAAGTTTTATTAAAGACGACGGAGAGTATCGCGATTATCTCGTGAAATCGATCGAGCTTCTTGTGAAACTCCAGAAACTCGAAACGGAAGCCCCCGTATCGGGGCGGGAATTCGATTACGAAAAATTGAATTATGAGAACCGATTCACATTTTCGGCGTTTGGCAGATTTTCGAAATTGTTCGGAATCGAATCGGAGCTGCGTCCCGAGGTAAACATATTCATCGAGGAAGCGTCTTCTTTCTTATCCGATTATAAATTAAAAGTATTCTGTCATCGCGACTTCCATGCACGAAATCTAATGCTTAATTCCGAAAAGCAAATTACCATGATCGATTTTCAAGACGCGAGAATGGGAACTCCGTTCTACGATTTATCCAGTCTACTCTACGATGCGTATCGACCTATCCCTTTCGCGATGAGGCAAGGATTGTTTTTGCTTTTCTTAAAACTCTCGGAAACGGATTATCCTAAGCCTAAAGAATGCTTTTATTTGCAAAGCCTCCAAAGGTCCTATAAGGCCTTAGGTTCGTATTTCATGCTCGTCGCCGACAAGGGGCAGGATAAGTATCGTGAAAGCATCATCGCTTGCTTGGATAATTTATTAGAAATAGTGCAAGTAGGGTTATTCCCGGATCAACTATTCGTTTTTTTTCATTTTCTCCGGAAAGAACTCCTATCGAACCATTCCTTCATGGAAAAAATCGATCGTTAA
- a CDS encoding sugar phosphate nucleotidyltransferase, with protein MNDKAFFPCAGFGTRMQEWTKELPKPLLRVSDIPLIYYSFYWAKRWGVTEAIVNSHYQSRRLESSLDSFNDFKLHISKEYPIILGTGGGIRTAIDRFWDIDDEFLVMNPDFILFPEPDFSPWPSEEEKNRFDCILYLAKKPPNAGYTGLTLSGEKVSFENGNFFYLGLSWMRGTCLSDLRPNVPYDLANTFRELAKKNRLGGKIFPGEFLDLGEKDLYEMYRETDFEIRLGNDWKKFIQNLRRET; from the coding sequence ATGAACGATAAGGCTTTTTTTCCTTGCGCCGGCTTCGGAACCAGAATGCAAGAATGGACTAAGGAACTTCCGAAACCGCTTCTCCGAGTCTCCGATATTCCTCTCATTTATTATTCGTTTTATTGGGCAAAAAGATGGGGAGTCACGGAGGCCATCGTCAATTCCCACTATCAATCCCGGAGATTGGAATCAAGCCTAGACTCATTCAATGACTTTAAATTACATATTTCTAAAGAATATCCGATCATTCTAGGGACCGGCGGAGGAATCCGAACGGCGATCGACCGATTTTGGGATATTGACGATGAGTTTCTCGTAATGAACCCGGATTTCATCCTGTTTCCCGAACCGGATTTTTCTCCTTGGCCAAGCGAAGAGGAGAAAAATCGATTCGACTGTATTCTGTATTTGGCAAAAAAACCGCCGAATGCAGGTTATACGGGACTCACTTTAAGCGGTGAAAAAGTCTCCTTCGAGAACGGAAATTTTTTTTATTTGGGACTTTCTTGGATGAGAGGGACCTGTTTGTCCGATCTTCGACCGAATGTCCCCTATGATCTCGCTAATACGTTCAGAGAGTTAGCTAAAAAAAATCGTCTTGGGGGAAAAATCTTCCCGGGAGAATTCCTGGATTTAGGCGAAAAGGATCTTTATGAAATGTACCGCGAAACCGATTTCGAAATTCGCCTAGGAAACGACTGGAAGAAGTTTATTCAAAACCTAAGGAGAGAAACTTAA
- the lep gene encoding LipL41-expression chaperone Lep, whose amino-acid sequence MIALTSNRISCFFGSEKSGRLTSAFLFCILALFAVSCRTKPNPEECMDAQVHIVKLIADDESMPKQVQALMLRSVLKPETNEAIVKTCVQNKTLKQVQCELSALKFRDLQSCKQHEKIENSDPKAKAGS is encoded by the coding sequence ATGATAGCGCTGACAAGTAATCGGATTTCATGCTTTTTCGGAAGCGAGAAAAGCGGACGTTTAACGTCCGCTTTTCTTTTTTGTATCTTGGCGCTTTTCGCCGTAAGCTGTAGAACGAAACCCAATCCGGAAGAATGCATGGACGCCCAGGTTCATATCGTGAAATTAATCGCGGACGATGAAAGCATGCCCAAGCAGGTTCAGGCTTTGATGCTTAGAAGTGTACTGAAACCGGAAACAAACGAGGCAATCGTTAAAACCTGCGTTCAGAACAAGACATTAAAGCAGGTTCAGTGCGAGCTTTCGGCGCTAAAGTTTAGAGATTTGCAATCTTGCAAACAGCATGAAAAAATAGAAAACTCGGACCCGAAAGCTAAAGCGGGCAGTTAA
- a CDS encoding lipoprotein LipL41: protein MKKIASLLFAGALVFSLSNCGERIEVEYPVFPKSKEGRQLQKFLGTIRNVGLAVEKPQKSLWETVFGAGSSFIDQMPSKVFEAFDKESYYKLIDLSKRADSINEATLTLAGITKSRVKLGNQLGAEAILYIGYQKPYTECGSEMMVDYGAAALKVGGAIASMASGKNVDTGNAPITKPTAVRYMLIPLDATLIKVETGEVKKAVVSDPAKIDAGVGNLNCPSVLDSFGKALDQAAGYIKDRLSPQVKTERIKVYTKDEDPDVAGFLDDGYQEITGETPSFKKAKEAWEKADKKAGGKSGGAKANLGTYYFSVGDFDKAIKYYEDAMKLQGVNKNDIRELRKRVEAAAAVDDSADK from the coding sequence ATGAAAAAAATCGCTTCTCTGCTTTTTGCTGGAGCGTTGGTATTCTCACTTTCTAATTGCGGAGAACGCATAGAAGTGGAATATCCCGTATTCCCGAAATCAAAGGAAGGGCGCCAACTTCAAAAATTCCTTGGCACCATTCGGAACGTCGGTCTTGCCGTTGAAAAACCCCAAAAAAGTCTTTGGGAAACCGTCTTCGGAGCAGGTTCCAGCTTTATCGATCAAATGCCTTCGAAAGTGTTCGAAGCGTTTGATAAAGAATCTTATTATAAACTAATCGACTTGAGCAAGCGTGCGGATTCTATAAACGAAGCGACTCTGACTCTTGCCGGAATCACAAAAAGTCGCGTGAAACTCGGAAACCAATTGGGAGCCGAAGCAATTCTGTATATCGGATACCAAAAACCTTATACCGAGTGCGGTAGCGAAATGATGGTCGATTACGGAGCAGCGGCGCTTAAAGTAGGCGGCGCAATCGCTTCCATGGCTTCAGGTAAGAATGTCGATACTGGCAATGCTCCGATCACGAAACCGACTGCCGTTCGTTACATGTTGATTCCTCTAGATGCGACTTTGATCAAAGTCGAAACTGGAGAAGTTAAAAAAGCGGTCGTATCCGATCCTGCAAAAATCGACGCCGGCGTCGGTAACTTGAACTGTCCTTCGGTCCTCGATTCTTTCGGTAAGGCCTTAGACCAAGCGGCAGGTTATATTAAAGATCGTTTATCTCCACAGGTTAAGACTGAAAGAATCAAAGTTTATACCAAGGACGAAGATCCGGACGTTGCCGGATTCCTCGATGATGGATACCAAGAAATCACCGGAGAAACTCCTAGCTTTAAGAAAGCCAAAGAAGCTTGGGAAAAAGCCGATAAGAAAGCCGGCGGAAAGTCCGGTGGAGCAAAAGCTAACTTGGGAACCTATTATTTCTCCGTAGGCGATTTTGATAAGGCGATCAAATACTACGAAGACGCGATGAAACTCCAAGGCGTGAACAAGAACGATATCAGAGAACTTCGTAAACGTGTTGAAGCGGCCGCTGCCGTCGATGATAGCGCTGACAAGTAA
- the nadA gene encoding quinolinate synthase NadA: MKTVDEIRKTLESTYMSHEIEEKLPLILEINRLKQEKNAVLLGHNYMTPDVFHGVSDIVGDSLYLSKAAAETNADIIVFNGVHFMAETAKLMSPDKKVLIADWKAGCSLAESITRDDVRRLKAAHPGVPVVTYVNCTADVKAETDICCTSANAAQIVNSLDSDTVIFLPDEYLAGNVRNQTKKNIISFPGRCMVHEMYTAEDILSVRRQWPGVTVISHPECKTDVVAVSDFAGSTTQMSKFIKDSGAKDVFLATECSMGDNLRAEFPDRQFVSSCRTCPHMKRITLEKIRDSLLHEQYEIKLDPDVMEKGRMAVQRMLELSYK; this comes from the coding sequence ATGAAAACGGTAGATGAAATCCGCAAAACACTAGAATCTACGTATATGAGCCACGAGATCGAGGAAAAACTTCCCTTGATCCTGGAAATCAATCGACTCAAGCAAGAAAAAAACGCGGTTCTCTTAGGCCATAATTATATGACCCCCGACGTTTTTCACGGGGTTTCCGATATAGTCGGGGATTCGCTCTACCTGAGCAAGGCGGCGGCCGAAACAAATGCGGATATTATTGTTTTCAACGGCGTTCACTTCATGGCGGAAACCGCAAAACTTATGTCACCCGATAAAAAAGTACTGATCGCCGACTGGAAAGCCGGATGTTCCCTAGCGGAAAGTATCACTCGCGACGACGTACGGCGATTGAAGGCCGCACATCCCGGAGTTCCGGTCGTTACGTACGTAAACTGCACTGCGGATGTTAAGGCGGAAACCGATATTTGCTGCACCTCCGCAAACGCCGCGCAAATCGTAAATTCCCTGGATTCCGATACCGTCATTTTTTTACCCGACGAATACCTTGCAGGAAACGTAAGAAACCAAACCAAAAAAAATATCATTTCCTTTCCGGGACGTTGTATGGTCCACGAGATGTATACTGCGGAGGACATTCTTTCCGTCAGAAGACAATGGCCCGGAGTCACGGTGATTTCTCATCCGGAATGTAAGACCGATGTCGTTGCCGTTTCGGATTTTGCTGGCTCTACGACTCAAATGTCGAAATTTATCAAGGATTCCGGTGCAAAGGACGTCTTCTTAGCCACCGAATGTTCTATGGGTGATAATTTGCGCGCCGAATTTCCCGATCGTCAGTTCGTGTCTTCCTGTCGAACCTGTCCCCATATGAAGCGCATCACGTTGGAAAAAATACGGGATTCCTTATTGCACGAACAGTACGAAATCAAGCTGGATCCGGACGTCATGGAAAAAGGAAGAATGGCAGTGCAACGAATGCTGGAGCTTAGTTATAAATAA
- the ispF gene encoding 2-C-methyl-D-erythritol 2,4-cyclodiphosphate synthase, with protein sequence MFRIGQGLDFHKLELNSSRPLLLGGATINSEYALIGHSDADIILHALSDAILGALGLGDIGQYFPDTDPSLKNMDSKIILKKTLDLMKERNFSLINIDCTVIGERPKIAPHREIIRRTLSDLLGIPQDCVSVKATTTEKMGALGRAEGIGATCIVLLQSD encoded by the coding sequence ATGTTCCGAATAGGACAAGGATTAGATTTTCATAAATTAGAACTGAACTCCTCCCGTCCCTTACTGTTAGGCGGAGCGACTATCAATTCGGAATACGCATTAATCGGCCATTCGGACGCGGATATCATATTGCATGCGTTATCGGATGCAATTCTGGGCGCGTTGGGGCTGGGTGATATCGGGCAATATTTTCCGGACACGGATCCTTCTCTCAAAAACATGGACTCCAAGATCATTTTGAAAAAAACCTTGGATCTAATGAAGGAAAGAAACTTCTCTCTCATAAACATAGACTGTACGGTTATCGGAGAGCGCCCTAAGATAGCTCCTCACAGGGAGATAATCCGACGTACATTATCCGATCTACTAGGAATTCCACAGGATTGCGTTTCGGTAAAAGCGACCACCACGGAAAAAATGGGCGCCTTAGGAAGGGCGGAAGGAATCGGCGCGACATGCATCGTACTTTTGCAGTCCGACTAG
- a CDS encoding GNAT family N-acetyltransferase produces MPFGKKKILSPGWREANITDVEYLSMLEKLCFPDSHWSKDGIESHIKSYSAWLREEFGYMFFLDLGEEGELLRIGILSSQRRKGEAKRILQTLCFAFQRVFLEVSNFNISAMELYSSLGFREIGRRKNYYAFGDDAIIMEWSRRSDF; encoded by the coding sequence TTGCCATTCGGAAAAAAAAAGATCCTTTCTCCCGGTTGGAGAGAAGCTAATATAACGGACGTCGAATATTTAAGTATGCTAGAAAAGCTCTGCTTTCCCGATTCTCATTGGTCGAAAGACGGGATAGAAAGTCATATAAAATCTTATTCGGCTTGGCTTCGAGAGGAATTCGGTTATATGTTTTTTTTGGATTTAGGGGAGGAGGGCGAGTTATTACGGATTGGAATTCTATCTTCTCAACGCCGGAAAGGAGAGGCGAAGCGAATATTGCAAACGCTTTGCTTCGCATTCCAACGGGTATTTTTGGAAGTTTCCAATTTTAATATCTCCGCTATGGAACTTTACTCTTCTCTCGGCTTTCGAGAAATCGGAAGAAGAAAAAATTATTACGCCTTCGGAGACGATGCGATCATTATGGAGTGGAGTAGGCGTTCGGATTTCTAG